The following proteins come from a genomic window of Polaribacter dokdonensis:
- a CDS encoding glycoside hydrolase family 3 N-terminal domain-containing protein, whose protein sequence is MRKKILLLFLIGFAFKAQSQRVDPLLANDLEAQEIWVDSIMNSMSIDEKIGQLFMIQAYSNLDQKHEDFITEMITKYHVGNLIFMQGTPQKQAVLNNKYQSISKLPLMVGFDGEWGLDMRLEDTYRFPWNMTLGAIRNDSLVKKFGEHLGQHCKRLGIHINFAPVLDVNVNPENPIIGNRSFGESKENVTQKAIAFTQGMQKYKVMANGKHFPGHGDTASDSHHTLPLLDFDKARLDSIELYPYKKIFDAGIGSVMTAHLNIPSLESNPSLPTSLSKNVVTNLLQQELGFNGLIITDGLNMKGASDYSTSAEIDLAAIQAGNDMLLIPQDVPATVNIIKQGLLLNTLTEERLNFSVRKILKAKYWMGLNNYKPVVLENLHEDLNRVEDDLLHRELVKNSLTLIKNEKQSIPFSNLEKQKIAYVKLGDANGGDFLKMLKNYTKIDVVNANNLSDLKDRLEPYNKVIIGFHKSNNHPWKSYKFKSKELVWLQEIAREKEVILDVFASPYSMLQIKSFTNIETIVVSYQNSKLAQELSAQLLFGAFAANGKLPVSIKEDFKEGFGLQTYSLSRMEYTIPEAVNMSSVKLKEIDSLASVILEEKMAPGFQVLAARNGKVFLQKSYGYHTDKKEREVRNSDVYDLASLTKILASLPLIMKAEEEEKIPLSASLQDILPSFRNTNKAEVSVKEILSHFGRLKSWIPFYKATQDSITGLNSDQFYSRRKSKTYDVKVAENLYLKHSYKDSIYKYIKEVEQREREGYKYSDLGYYLFKEALEEKYEKPLNKLVDEEFYASLGADRMTYLPLKKFHKSVIIPSEKDDYYRNQLIHGNVHDMGAAMLGGVAGHAGLFSNANDVAKIMQMYLQKGFYGGRRYLKPETIDKFNTRYYEDKKVRRGLGFDKPQLNPKVEATCGCVSNESFGHSGFTGTYTWADPQSGIVYVFLSNRTYPNMSNRGLVRSNMRTKIQQVIQDAIIN, encoded by the coding sequence ATGAGAAAAAAAATACTGCTATTATTTTTGATTGGTTTTGCTTTCAAAGCACAATCTCAAAGAGTAGATCCTTTACTTGCTAACGATCTTGAAGCTCAAGAAATTTGGGTAGATAGTATCATGAATTCTATGTCCATTGATGAAAAAATAGGTCAATTATTCATGATACAAGCCTATTCTAATTTAGATCAAAAACATGAAGATTTTATTACAGAAATGATAACTAAATATCATGTGGGTAATTTAATATTTATGCAAGGCACACCTCAAAAACAGGCAGTTTTAAATAATAAATACCAATCTATTTCTAAATTACCATTAATGGTTGGTTTTGATGGTGAATGGGGTTTAGATATGCGTTTAGAAGATACTTATAGATTTCCTTGGAACATGACTTTAGGCGCAATAAGAAACGATTCTTTAGTAAAAAAGTTTGGAGAACATTTAGGGCAGCATTGCAAAAGATTAGGAATTCATATTAATTTTGCGCCAGTTTTAGATGTAAATGTAAATCCAGAAAATCCTATTATTGGCAATAGATCTTTTGGAGAAAGTAAAGAGAATGTTACTCAAAAAGCAATTGCTTTTACTCAAGGAATGCAAAAGTATAAAGTAATGGCTAATGGTAAACATTTTCCAGGTCATGGAGATACAGCATCAGATTCACACCATACTTTACCTCTTTTAGATTTTGATAAAGCACGTTTAGATTCTATAGAATTATATCCTTATAAGAAAATTTTTGATGCAGGAATAGGAAGTGTAATGACAGCTCACTTAAACATTCCTAGTTTAGAATCTAACCCAAGTTTGCCTACATCATTATCTAAAAATGTTGTAACTAATTTATTACAACAAGAATTAGGCTTTAATGGTTTAATTATTACAGATGGTTTAAATATGAAAGGAGCTAGTGATTATTCTACTTCTGCAGAAATTGATTTGGCAGCCATTCAAGCAGGTAATGATATGTTGCTAATTCCACAAGATGTGCCAGCTACTGTAAACATCATAAAACAAGGTTTATTACTTAATACATTAACTGAAGAGCGTTTAAATTTTTCTGTTCGAAAAATTCTAAAAGCAAAATATTGGATGGGTTTAAACAATTACAAACCTGTAGTTTTAGAAAATTTACACGAAGACTTAAATAGGGTAGAAGATGATTTGTTGCATAGAGAATTGGTAAAAAACTCACTTACTTTAATTAAGAATGAAAAACAAAGTATTCCTTTCTCCAATTTAGAAAAACAAAAGATTGCTTATGTGAAATTGGGTGATGCAAATGGAGGAGACTTTTTAAAGATGCTTAAAAATTATACTAAAATAGATGTTGTTAACGCTAATAATTTAAGTGATTTAAAAGATAGGTTAGAGCCTTATAATAAAGTTATTATAGGTTTCCATAAATCTAACAATCACCCTTGGAAAAGTTATAAGTTTAAGAGTAAAGAATTGGTTTGGTTGCAAGAAATTGCAAGAGAAAAAGAAGTTATTTTAGATGTTTTTGCAAGTCCTTATAGTATGTTGCAAATCAAAAGTTTTACAAATATTGAAACCATTGTTGTTTCATATCAAAATAGTAAACTAGCTCAAGAACTTTCTGCTCAGTTACTTTTTGGAGCTTTTGCAGCTAATGGTAAATTGCCTGTTTCTATCAAAGAAGATTTTAAAGAAGGTTTTGGTTTACAAACGTACAGTTTAAGTAGAATGGAATACACAATTCCAGAAGCTGTAAATATGTCTTCAGTAAAACTAAAAGAAATAGATAGCTTAGCTAGTGTTATTTTAGAAGAAAAAATGGCTCCAGGTTTTCAGGTGTTAGCAGCCAGAAATGGTAAAGTTTTTTTACAAAAAAGCTATGGCTATCATACAGATAAAAAAGAAAGAGAAGTAAGAAATTCAGATGTTTATGATTTAGCATCATTAACGAAAATTTTAGCCTCTTTGCCTTTAATAATGAAAGCTGAAGAAGAAGAAAAAATACCACTTTCAGCAAGTTTGCAAGATATTTTGCCAAGTTTTAGAAATACGAACAAAGCAGAGGTTTCAGTAAAAGAAATTCTATCGCATTTTGGACGTTTAAAATCTTGGATTCCTTTTTATAAAGCTACTCAAGATAGTATAACAGGCTTAAATTCAGACCAGTTTTACAGCAGAAGAAAATCTAAAACTTACGATGTGAAAGTAGCAGAAAATTTATATTTAAAGCACTCTTATAAAGACAGTATTTATAAATATATCAAAGAGGTTGAACAAAGAGAAAGAGAAGGTTATAAGTATAGTGATTTAGGTTATTATTTATTTAAAGAGGCCTTAGAAGAAAAATATGAAAAACCCCTTAATAAACTGGTAGATGAGGAGTTTTATGCATCTTTAGGTGCAGATAGAATGACTTACTTACCATTAAAAAAGTTCCATAAATCTGTAATAATACCATCAGAGAAAGATGATTATTACAGAAACCAGTTAATTCATGGTAATGTGCATGATATGGGTGCAGCAATGTTAGGTGGAGTTGCAGGTCATGCAGGTTTATTTTCGAATGCTAATGATGTTGCCAAAATTATGCAAATGTATTTGCAAAAGGGTTTTTATGGTGGTAGAAGATATTTAAAACCAGAAACTATAGACAAGTTCAACACTCGTTATTATGAAGATAAGAAAGTAAGAAGAGGTTTAGGTTTCGATAAACCTCAATTAAATCCAAAAGTAGAAGCAACTTGTGGTTGTGTTTCAAATGAAAGTTTTGGTCATTCTGGTTTTACAGGTACTTACACTTGGGCAGATCCTCAAAGTGGAATTGTTTACGTTTTTCTATCAAATAGAACCTATCCAAATATGAGTAATAGAGGTTTAGTGAGGTCTAATATGAGAACAAAAATTCAGCAAGTTATTCAAGATGCAATTATAAATTAG
- a CDS encoding bile acid:sodium symporter family protein: MLLQTSANINIDDIKINFDSSGLWVLNIAIAIIMFGVALAITVDDFKRLLKNPKIVFVGVLSQFILLPLFTFLGILLIKPHPSFALGMMMIAACPGGNVSNFFSKMAKGNAALSVSLTAFATLICIFMTPFNLQFWGSLYEPTNEILKTVELNWVDLLKLVSLILGIPLVCGMLIKHYHSEMAGKIEKVLKPLSMLVFIALIFIAFSQNLDVFVNHIHHVLALVVLHNIFAFILGYFTAKAFKLNKQDCKTISMETGIQNGGLGLLLIFGFFDGLGGMALLAAFWGIWDVFSGMLLATYWGTEKKVSLKKS, from the coding sequence ATGCTTTTACAAACTAGTGCTAATATTAATATTGATGATATTAAAATAAACTTCGACTCAAGTGGTTTATGGGTTTTAAATATTGCTATTGCAATTATAATGTTTGGAGTTGCTTTAGCAATTACTGTAGATGATTTTAAACGATTATTAAAAAACCCAAAAATTGTTTTTGTTGGGGTATTATCGCAATTCATATTATTACCCTTATTTACTTTTTTAGGAATTTTATTGATAAAACCTCATCCAAGCTTTGCTTTAGGAATGATGATGATTGCAGCTTGTCCAGGAGGAAATGTTTCTAACTTTTTTAGTAAAATGGCCAAAGGTAATGCAGCTTTATCAGTAAGTTTAACTGCCTTTGCAACCCTGATTTGTATTTTCATGACTCCCTTTAATTTGCAATTTTGGGGGAGTTTATATGAACCTACAAATGAAATTTTAAAAACTGTAGAACTTAATTGGGTAGATTTATTAAAGTTAGTTTCCTTAATCTTAGGAATACCTTTAGTTTGTGGAATGCTAATAAAACATTACCATTCAGAAATGGCTGGCAAAATAGAAAAGGTTTTAAAACCTTTATCAATGCTAGTTTTTATAGCGCTTATATTTATAGCTTTTTCACAAAACTTAGATGTTTTCGTAAATCATATTCATCATGTTTTAGCCTTGGTTGTGCTACATAATATATTCGCTTTCATTTTAGGCTATTTTACAGCAAAAGCTTTTAAACTCAATAAACAAGATTGCAAAACAATATCTATGGAAACTGGAATACAAAATGGAGGCCTTGGGTTATTGTTGATTTTTGGCTTTTTTGATGGTTTAGGAGGAATGGCTTTATTAGCTGCTTTTTGGGGAATTTGGGATGTTTTTTCTGGAATGCTATTGGCTACTTATTGGGGAACAGAAAAAAAAGTGTCACTAAAAAAATCTTAA
- a CDS encoding lysophospholipid acyltransferase family protein codes for MILKKIWYNYVKLFLRISLNFYAKEIKIVGRKNIPKKGAILFAINHPNALMDPLFVTTFNPRENHFLVRADVFKKPLVKKALTSLNLMPIYRIRDGRKQLSNNEEIFNKCFNILAKKETLIIFPQGGHSRDRNIKPLSKGFTRIVFGALEQNKDLNISVIPTGITYQNSSTYPSKVCVQFGEPIDSKTIYTNNEKAKAINILKEQVSNQLKELTVHIPDDEKYQKTLKKLNDANVDFTEVDKVNAMIRNQKFPEPKEKKTNYVKPLFYLILLNSILPYFIWKKFSKNIGEIEFIDTMQYGVNVVTFPLFYILQSMVLSFFFGWQMALYYLILSIIAVYLHTKLAPINTENNK; via the coding sequence ATGATTTTAAAGAAGATTTGGTATAATTACGTAAAACTATTTTTAAGAATTAGTTTGAATTTCTATGCTAAAGAAATTAAAATTGTGGGTAGAAAAAACATACCCAAAAAAGGAGCCATTCTATTTGCTATAAACCATCCAAATGCATTGATGGACCCTTTGTTTGTTACCACATTTAACCCTAGAGAAAATCATTTTTTAGTAAGAGCAGATGTTTTTAAAAAGCCATTGGTTAAAAAAGCTCTAACTTCCTTAAACCTTATGCCTATTTATAGAATTAGAGATGGTAGAAAGCAATTGTCTAATAACGAAGAAATTTTTAATAAGTGTTTTAACATTTTAGCTAAAAAGGAAACGTTAATTATTTTTCCTCAAGGAGGCCACTCTAGAGATAGAAACATTAAACCATTAAGTAAAGGCTTTACTAGAATTGTATTTGGAGCTTTGGAGCAAAATAAAGACTTAAATATAAGTGTTATTCCAACAGGAATTACCTATCAAAATTCGTCTACTTACCCAAGTAAAGTATGTGTTCAGTTTGGAGAACCTATTGATTCTAAAACTATTTATACAAATAATGAAAAAGCAAAGGCCATAAATATTTTAAAGGAACAAGTTAGTAATCAACTAAAAGAATTAACGGTTCATATTCCTGATGATGAAAAATACCAAAAAACTTTAAAAAAGTTAAATGATGCGAATGTAGATTTTACAGAAGTTGATAAGGTGAATGCAATGATTCGAAATCAAAAATTTCCTGAACCAAAAGAAAAGAAAACAAATTATGTAAAACCTCTTTTTTACCTGATTTTACTTAATAGTATTCTACCCTATTTTATCTGGAAAAAATTCTCAAAAAATATTGGTGAAATTGAATTTATAGATACTATGCAATATGGAGTAAATGTGGTTACTTTTCCTTTGTTCTATATACTACAAAGTATGGTTTTGTCTTTTTTCTTTGGTTGGCAAATGGCTCTCTATTACTTGATTCTATCTATTATTGCAGTTTATTTGCATACAAAACTGGCACCAATAAATACTGAAAACAATAAGTAG